The stretch of DNA GAGAAGGAGGCCGCACATGTACCGTCCGTTTCCTCGATATCGCAATCTAACCGGCAGAAAACGTTCATGTTAAAATGAACGGGACTTCGTGATTCAAGCTGAATGTGCATATACTTTTTGTGATTGTACATGTGTTATGCTGTTCTCCACTACTTACCTTCTGCATGGCAGCACAGAGAATACCATTGCCTTGGTGATAAGGGACCTCGACAGACCCCAAAAACTGAACGCTGAAAGTCTCAATCCATgctggatttcttttcattcctaCAGGGTGTGATGTGGCCATACATACAGAACATGTGATTCTTCTGAGATTCACAATCAAACAGGGAAAAAGACAGTGGGTGTATCTCTCCACTCACCCAACAACTCCTTAGATTGGCCTATGACCTCATGGGCATAAAAGGCAGGGAAGATGCCCCTCTCCCCTGTCCGCATGTTGTAGCCTCTGTACCAGTAgtcatcctcttcttcctccacataTAAAGGATCATCCACATCCAGCTCCAGCTCATCTGCATGTCTAGGAATGAAcctgcagagggcagcagagagagtgaggaaaaaaaaaaaaaaagaaaaccctctCTGTTAAACTGTGTCCTTACATGGTATCTTTGCAGCTGAGCATCCTATAGACTGGGCTATATTAGATCAGGAAGCAGCTGTTTGGGTTTCAGGTGACTCCCAgtggggagcagagagagagaggagtaatgaaacagctgacagagaaagacagtcggttgggtggaggaggaagacaaagagCTATTACTGAAAGAGGGCTGTGGTGAAACAAATACATAATTACACATGCacaacatgtacatgtatacaAGGGAGGAGCATgcagctttcacacacacattcaaatacaGGCGGTGGCAGATCTAATTATTACTGGCCACCCTGCAGTGCTCGAGTCCAGCTGTAACTTGGACATCTACCCTCCTCCTCACCAACAATATTAGTAATTCACAACTGCTGCATGACCCCAACAGGACACTGAAAGCCACGAAACCTTGAAGAAATCTTGCTTTGTTTATCCATACAAATGCAAGATAGTAATTGGAAAGCTGGAGCTAATGACATTCACGATTCACCGTACCAGACTGTTTCTACAATCAACGAAAACAACTATTATTGTTTgcaatattttattattcatcagCTTTTTCGCTGTAATTCACAGCAAAATAGCTGCCACTGTTGtccaatttttaaaaatggcaaTGTGTTCTGTATGTCTTCTTACCTGTAgactgctctgtgtgtctggtccctctcctctccattgATCGTACAGGAGAAAAGTCCAAAGGATTCTGTGCCTATGTGGCAAACAGACACCAGTTACACTGTCTTAATGCCCTGAAAACTACCTTTATAAAATGGAACTAAAATGGAACTAAAATGGTAAAtgtccaaaataaaatatactcaatactttcatttttctctgaatGTTATTTGTTGAGGCAACATTTCTCATGTAAACTTTCTGTGAGGAAGTCTATATGAAGGCTAATTGGATTTGTCAAAAAAGAAATGGCAATATAAGGCTTTGTAATGAACCTTTCATTATGCAAATCACCCTTCATTAGAGATATAAATCTTGAAGCGAGACCACTGATTGATGATGGGTGTACTGGGAAGCAGAGCCCTCCCATAGGTCTTGTGTGGGCTCCTTGCCAAATTTGGaacacatgttaatgcatcaagCTGACAGTAATGAGTTAAACGctaatacagtatattcatcCTAAGGACCATGAAGGGGTAATTTTAGCAATAATGCTGCTGGGCTGTAACATGTAGGGTATATCATTTCCACTGGCCTAAGTTAAAGGAGTTCAACATTTGTGTTCAACATCCCCTGGCTGTAGTTTCGTACTTAACAGACAGAGTCATgggtggtatcaatcttctcatccaccTCACGAcaagacataaaataaagtatGTTTCCCGAAATATCTGATGGAATAGCCTTGTGCTTGACTTACTGGAGGAGCGGGAGGTGCTGTTGACGAACACATTGAGGAACTTCTTCGAGAATGGGAGGTCAGCCTCAGGGGAGGAGTCCTCAGAGGAACTGAGAAGTTCTTGCctcacctcctcatcctctcgACCATAGCTCACCTCACCCGTTCCCAAAGGCTCTTCATCACATAATGTGGAAAGCTCACTGTCGTCACTCAGAACAGAGGTGCACCTGTGACGAGAAGATCTCGGTTTAAGGGTAGCCACCATAAAACTGCTGGTTTAACTAAGAGAAGGCAGACAATAAAGAAGGTAGCATTTactttgaaaaagaaacatgagcACTATTCATCCAGTATTATGCAATATTATCTCTAAAAACTAATTTTACAGTTACATAAAGATGCTGTGTTATCATCTACAGCTGGAAGGATTCATTATCTCTGCTCAGTTTAAACATAAAGTGTTACATTATGTTATTACATTGCCCCAGCATACCTTCTGAGGCTGACTAGTTCCAACGTAGTATTTTCATCCACCACTAGCGTGTACTTCATGGAGTCGTAGGCCAATCCATCATCTTCATTCGGTTGCCTGAGAGCCAGATCTTTCTCACACAGTGGGAGATCATGATCCGATATAGGATGGTCTTGCACACTGGTATCAATGGGCGGTGAACTGTCAAGCTCCAAGTCACTACCCCTGTAGGACTGCTTCCTCAAGCCACCCAGGAATGGATAAGAGTCCCCATCGTCCTCCTCATCGTCATTGTCTGTGGAGTAGGTAAGGCTAAAGCAGCGGTTGGTCTGGGAGGTGGGGATGTCCAACGTCAGGCTGTGTTTGACCTCAGTGATACGCTCGAGAGAGGCTGAGGAACGGCTCGTTGGCCTGGGTTCAGTCTCTCGACCTTCGTCCTTGTCGCTGACCACACTCTCACTTAGGCTTGGTGAGTCCAGAtccttcctcccctccatcATCATCAAGTCGTTATTGggctcttcatcttcctcttgtCTCCTGCCATTCTTCGCTGGTTTGTCTGTGAAGTTCTTCTCAGAGTCTTTAGTGGTATACAAGGAATTCAAATCTGTGGCTCCCCTCTCGTTATTTGCACAGCGCTCTAAAATCAGAGGGGTTATGGTGTCACCAGTAGGGTTGTTCATAAAGAGACGGGGACTTATCACCACTCCTTCTTTTGACGACTCGGCACTCCTCCTTTCTCCAGGCTCCATCCTTTCCATTCTGTACCCTTCACCCTCCTTCTCATCGTCTTCTGATCCCTCCATCCCTGCTTTTTTCTCTCGGTCCTCATCATTGAAACCATCTCCCTCTCCAATGTCTGATGATGGTGAGATGGTGTCTGACACAGAAACCTTCCTCTTGAAGCACTCCTCAGGACAGCTGATTGGGTATGAGCCCTCTGAGATCATCCTGTTGACCAAGTTGCTCAGCAGCCAGGGTGAGTCTGAGTTCTCACTCAGGTCATCTTCGCTTTCTGATTCTGAGTCTCCCTCACTTGTTCCATCATATTCGTCTGCACTTGGCATTAGCCTGGGTCCCACCGGCAGGTAGAAGGAGCGTTTGAAGCTCTCTAGGCTGTGGTCCGGTTCTATCTGGAGCACCATCTGTCTGGACAGACTGTCCTCACAGCACTGGGCTGGCGGCAAAGTCTCATCTGGGTCAGCCTGGTGCTCGCAGATCAGCTCATCATCCACATTATGCAGCCCCATCAGAGCTTGACCATCATCGTAGGACTCAGGAGGTAAGATGGGTGAGTCAACAGGGGATGGCGTAGCAATAGTGGGTGAGGGTAGAGGGGAAGGAGATGGTAGAGGAGACCCATCTTTGATTGGGTCAGGCTGGCGCAGAAGTAGAGAGGCTTTCAGTCCAACGATACCACTGTCCTGCTCTAACTCTGTATCTGGGTCCAGTTCCTGGTCTGATGTAGGCGAGCTGGCCTCCTCAATGGAGTTGGTGAGATGAGATGAGCGTCCACTGCTACTGTCGTCACTGGTAAGgtccagctctgtctctgagaTAGAGGAGATCATGTTGGACACTACGGGACCTCCACAGGCAAACGCTGCCTCCAGCTCCCCTTCAATGTCAGAGTCAGAGCCTGGAGAGCTGAGGTCCTTGTCCTGGTCTGAAGTTATGTAACCCCGTTGGTTCATATCAGCTATCCCTGGATCTGAGGATGGAGAGGTGGAGTCATTAGCTGCTGCCTCCACGGCAGAAGTGGCTGGAGCATCTGAACTGTTGGACTGGTCGAGAGCATCTGAGCGGCTGGTGGACACATAGCTGGAAAAGGAGGCAAGCTCAGAGGGTTCAATGGAAGGGAATTCAATGTATGACGACTGGTTCTCCTTACACACCATATCATAGGTCTCCTTACACATGAACTCCACTTCAAAgtccttctccagctcctcatCGGACAAGGGTGTGTCGGCGCCATCGTTGACCCCCATGGGTGCAGTGGATGACAAGCAGTGACTGGTTCCATCTGGGTCTGGGTCATTTTCTGGTTCCAGACCTGATTCGCTGGTGATTGTGTAGGTGTCAGTGGCACGCCGGTTCGAATGTTTGTGATTGTGGTCACTGTTGAGGTCATGGTCCACCTCTGTGTCCGAACACTGGGAGTGCTCATCTACGGAGGGTACTCTGGTCTTCTGGATTGAAGGGTCAGCTTTTGGCTCAGTGACATCACCAGAGCATGGGTGGGACTTATGTTGACCAAATGAGCctacagagattaaaaaaaaacaaggtgtgGAGAAACAAGAAAGGGCATGAGAGAGTGAAAATAAAGGATTATGAAGTAGATTATGTAGAGCAACTTGGACAATTAAAGAGCAAAGCTAGAAGGACAGAGCATGAAGAGAGATACAAGGTGCAGGTGCTTTCCTTAAGGATGAGGGATGAGCAAGTTCAGCAAACTCTTCTTAATGTGTGAGACGCTACTTTGATTCCCTGGTACAAACTGCTTTGTAAGAATCAACACGATGAGGTTTTGCTGAACTTTTATATCACTCAACAAGTCaaattcacatcacatcacttcATTTCACAACACGACACCGATGTTAATGGAATGAGCCCTAAGCTTGCTGGGCTGGCCTTCTTGTTACCGTATTCGGGCCTCTCTCGCCTGTTGCCCTCCATGTCGCAGAGGAGGGGCCTGTGAGGGGACTGGGGGTTCCCACCCTCCCCTGCCTGTTTTGGTGGAATACCTTTGCTCTGAGACCCTGGTGCCTGGGAAACTGGAGAGGCTGGACACTGGCCTGTCACATGGCTACCATCCTCCAGACATGAGTGGGTTGGAGACAGACGGCCTGGAGGTAGAGTAGA from Seriola aureovittata isolate HTS-2021-v1 ecotype China chromosome 10, ASM2101889v1, whole genome shotgun sequence encodes:
- the mapk8ip2 gene encoding C-Jun-amino-terminal kinase-interacting protein 2 isoform X3 codes for the protein MADRAEMFSLSTFHSLSPPGCRPAHDISLEEFDDEDLSEITDDCGIGLNYDSDPYEKDSLILEKSDMHHPVCSFQDDFQEFEMIDDEDEDDEEEEEEDEEVDPDAPPSPSASPPLSPTLATLKSRPTTLNLTTAVSQDSLNNNSSLSPKKGSWQDSLRNPASQGSFGQHKSHPCSGDVTEPKADPSIQKTRVPSVDEHSQCSDTEVDHDLNSDHNHKHSNRRATDTYTITSESGLEPENDPDPDGTSHCLSSTAPMGVNDGADTPLSDEELEKDFEVEFMCKETYDMVCKENQSSYIEFPSIEPSELASFSSYVSTSRSDALDQSNSSDAPATSAVEAAANDSTSPSSDPGIADMNQRGYITSDQDKDLSSPGSDSDIEGELEAAFACGGPVVSNMISSISETELDLTSDDSSSGRSSHLTNSIEEASSPTSDQELDPDTELEQDSGIVGLKASLLLRQPDPIKDGSPLPSPSPLPSPTIATPSPVDSPILPPESYDDGQALMGLHNVDDELICEHQADPDETLPPAQCCEDSLSRQMVLQIEPDHSLESFKRSFYLPVGPRLMPSADEYDGTSEGDSESESEDDLSENSDSPWLLSNLVNRMISEGSYPISCPEECFKRKVSVSDTISPSSDIGEGDGFNDEDREKKAGMEGSEDDEKEGEGYRMERMEPGERRSAESSKEGVVISPRLFMNNPTGDTITPLILERCANNERGATDLNSLYTTKDSEKNFTDKPAKNGRRQEEDEEPNNDLMMMEGRKDLDSPSLSESVVSDKDEGRETEPRPTSRSSASLERITEVKHSLTLDIPTSQTNRCFSLTYSTDNDDEEDDGDSYPFLGGLRKQSYRGSDLELDSSPPIDTSVQDHPISDHDLPLCEKDLALRQPNEDDGLAYDSMKYTLVVDENTTLELVSLRRCTSVLSDDSELSTLCDEEPLGTGEVSYGREDEEVRQELLSSSEDSSPEADLPFSKKFLNVFVNSTSRSSSTESFGLFSCTINGEERDQTHRAVYRFIPRHADELELDVDDPLYVEEEEDDYWYRGYNMRTGERGIFPAFYAHEVIGQSKELLGMKRNPAWIETFSVQFLGSVEVPYHQGNGILCAAMQKIAISRKRTVHVRPPSLCELEISLQGVKLIMSLEDEYDTLDEYDRCSHFFQMKNISFCGCHPRNNCYFGFITKHPMLNRFACHVFVSQESMRPVAECVGRAFQEYYQEHLEYACPTEDIYLE
- the mapk8ip2 gene encoding C-Jun-amino-terminal kinase-interacting protein 2 isoform X1 yields the protein MADRAEMFSLSTFHSLSPPGCRPAHDISLEEFDDEDLSEITDDCGIGLNYDSDPYEKDSLILEKSDMHHPVCSFQDDFQEFEMIDDEDEDDEEEEEEDEEVDPDAPPSPSASPPLSPTLATLKSRPTTLNLTTAVSQDSLNNNSSLSPKKGSWQDSLRNPASQGRLSPTHSCLEDGSHVTGQCPASPVSQAPGSQSKGIPPKQAGEGGNPQSPHRPLLCDMEGNRRERPEYGSFGQHKSHPCSGDVTEPKADPSIQKTRVPSVDEHSQCSDTEVDHDLNSDHNHKHSNRRATDTYTITSESGLEPENDPDPDGTSHCLSSTAPMGVNDGADTPLSDEELEKDFEVEFMCKETYDMVCKENQSSYIEFPSIEPSELASFSSYVSTSRSDALDQSNSSDAPATSAVEAAANDSTSPSSDPGIADMNQRGYITSDQDKDLSSPGSDSDIEGELEAAFACGGPVVSNMISSISETELDLTSDDSSSGRSSHLTNSIEEASSPTSDQELDPDTELEQDSGIVGLKASLLLRQPDPIKDGSPLPSPSPLPSPTIATPSPVDSPILPPESYDDGQALMGLHNVDDELICEHQADPDETLPPAQCCEDSLSRQMVLQIEPDHSLESFKRSFYLPVGPRLMPSADEYDGTSEGDSESESEDDLSENSDSPWLLSNLVNRMISEGSYPISCPEECFKRKVSVSDTISPSSDIGEGDGFNDEDREKKAGMEGSEDDEKEGEGYRMERMEPGERRSAESSKEGVVISPRLFMNNPTGDTITPLILERCANNERGATDLNSLYTTKDSEKNFTDKPAKNGRRQEEDEEPNNDLMMMEGRKDLDSPSLSESVVSDKDEGRETEPRPTSRSSASLERITEVKHSLTLDIPTSQTNRCFSLTYSTDNDDEEDDGDSYPFLGGLRKQSYRGSDLELDSSPPIDTSVQDHPISDHDLPLCEKDLALRQPNEDDGLAYDSMKYTLVVDENTTLELVSLRRCTSVLSDDSELSTLCDEEPLGTGEVSYGREDEEVRQELLSSSEDSSPEADLPFSKKFLNVFVNSTSRSSSTESFGLFSCTINGEERDQTHRAVYRFIPRHADELELDVDDPLYVEEEEDDYWYRGYNMRTGERGIFPAFYAHEVIGQSKELLGMKRNPAWIETFSVQFLGSVEVPYHQGNGILCAAMQKIAISRKRTVHVRPPSLCELEISLQGVKLIMSLEDEYDTLDEYDRCSHFFQMKNISFCGCHPRNNCYFGFITKHPMLNRFACHVFVSQESMRPVAECVGRAFQEYYQEHLEYACPTEDIYLE
- the mapk8ip2 gene encoding C-Jun-amino-terminal kinase-interacting protein 2 isoform X2 encodes the protein MADRAEMFSLSTFHSLSPPGCRPAHDISLEEFDDEDLSEITDDCGIGLNYDSDPYEKDSLILEKSDMHHPVCSFQDDFQEFEMIDDEDEDDEEEEEEDEEVDPDAPPSPSASPPLSPTLATLKSRPTTLNLTTAVSQDSLNNNSSLSPKKGSWQDSLRNPASQGRLSPTHSCLEDGSHVTGQCPASPVSQAPGSQSKGSFGQHKSHPCSGDVTEPKADPSIQKTRVPSVDEHSQCSDTEVDHDLNSDHNHKHSNRRATDTYTITSESGLEPENDPDPDGTSHCLSSTAPMGVNDGADTPLSDEELEKDFEVEFMCKETYDMVCKENQSSYIEFPSIEPSELASFSSYVSTSRSDALDQSNSSDAPATSAVEAAANDSTSPSSDPGIADMNQRGYITSDQDKDLSSPGSDSDIEGELEAAFACGGPVVSNMISSISETELDLTSDDSSSGRSSHLTNSIEEASSPTSDQELDPDTELEQDSGIVGLKASLLLRQPDPIKDGSPLPSPSPLPSPTIATPSPVDSPILPPESYDDGQALMGLHNVDDELICEHQADPDETLPPAQCCEDSLSRQMVLQIEPDHSLESFKRSFYLPVGPRLMPSADEYDGTSEGDSESESEDDLSENSDSPWLLSNLVNRMISEGSYPISCPEECFKRKVSVSDTISPSSDIGEGDGFNDEDREKKAGMEGSEDDEKEGEGYRMERMEPGERRSAESSKEGVVISPRLFMNNPTGDTITPLILERCANNERGATDLNSLYTTKDSEKNFTDKPAKNGRRQEEDEEPNNDLMMMEGRKDLDSPSLSESVVSDKDEGRETEPRPTSRSSASLERITEVKHSLTLDIPTSQTNRCFSLTYSTDNDDEEDDGDSYPFLGGLRKQSYRGSDLELDSSPPIDTSVQDHPISDHDLPLCEKDLALRQPNEDDGLAYDSMKYTLVVDENTTLELVSLRRCTSVLSDDSELSTLCDEEPLGTGEVSYGREDEEVRQELLSSSEDSSPEADLPFSKKFLNVFVNSTSRSSSTESFGLFSCTINGEERDQTHRAVYRFIPRHADELELDVDDPLYVEEEEDDYWYRGYNMRTGERGIFPAFYAHEVIGQSKELLGMKRNPAWIETFSVQFLGSVEVPYHQGNGILCAAMQKIAISRKRTVHVRPPSLCELEISLQGVKLIMSLEDEYDTLDEYDRCSHFFQMKNISFCGCHPRNNCYFGFITKHPMLNRFACHVFVSQESMRPVAECVGRAFQEYYQEHLEYACPTEDIYLE